A section of the Humulus lupulus chromosome 2, drHumLupu1.1, whole genome shotgun sequence genome encodes:
- the LOC133815417 gene encoding uncharacterized protein LOC133815417, which yields MVRTRGASSKKTPVSQSRKIPSPSPPPSVSTAPLSVPAAPTSVGKSCKSKARKKVFLLSHEHPMVFPNISADIDAPPSEVVVPSQAKDHSPLPFDSSLEARVKSKSVSPSSKAAAAGLLKLPLKPSQSKKNSVTPKRKLGLDASLSPLSAAKKKLKAHPPSLSSSESDPEEEKSESEATHDTTLSDESVPDNAESEAESDEPEKEDIVPSEQEAESDSDHIASPLTSKAKGKKPISGSTPSPKHSGVNFKPYSSIFCYNDNARDTVLYAQRKFIIERNYVLSDHHPFGVLTMLQDRQWTGSLVKFSGFVDRIVKHFYANLTNEIIEPSSPLYNKVFVRGHWFSFSPQDIALALHLPLPVDGASLDKDMVITELVGQKMVWPSNTVISVSNLTYTYAVLHKFAITNWKPTSHTTTISFDMASLLYKVGTGLSINLASVIHDQIIGFRKGNRKNLNLPFPQVIYKVLSMQKKDLQRDQVDLVAPTTAASYKASAPPTEATAAPSSKKVKPQSLKIASDDIPHASSSVATDSGLVATEIAAVRASVDSLTARVMSLEGLQRSVLEAVQSLSKDPVV from the coding sequence ATGGTAAGAACTCGTGGTGCTTCCTCCAAGAAGACTCCTGTTTCTCAATCCCGAAAGATACCATCTCCTTCGCCTCCTCCGTCTGTGTCAACAGCACCTCTTTCTGTTCCAGCAGCTCCCACATCAGTTGGAAAGTCCTGCAAATCCAAGGCACGCAAGAAGGTGTTTTTGCTCTCTCATGAACACCCTATGGTGTTTCCAAATATCTCTGCTGACATTGATGCACCACCATCTGAAGTGGTGGTGCCCTCTCAAGCCAAGGACCATTCTCCTCTTCCTTTTGATTCATCTTTGGAGGCTAGGGTAAAATCGAAATCTGTTTCACCCTCTTCCAAAGCTGCTGCTGCTGGGTTGCTCAAATTGCCCTTGAAGCCGAGTCAGTCCAAGAAAAATTCTGTGACCCCCAAAAGGAAATTGGGGTTGGACGCGTCTCTTTCTCCCTTGTCTGCTGCCAAGAAAAAATTGAAGGCTCATCCCCCTTCACTGTCTTCCTCCGAATCTGATCCTGAGGAAGAAAAGTCAGAATCTGAAGCAACCCATGATACCACATTGTCTGATGAATCGGTTCCTGACAATGCAGaatcagaggctgagtctgatgAGCCAGAAAAAGAAGACATTGTCCCCTCTGAACAAGAAGCCGAATCTGACTCAGACCACATTGCATCTCCTTTGACATCCAAAGCTAAAGGGAAGAAACCTATTTCTGGTTCTACACCTTCTCCAAAACATTCAGGTGtaaatttcaaaccttattctTCCATTTTTTGCTATAATGATAATGCACGTGATACGGTTCTATATGCTCAAAGGAAATTTATCATTGAAAGAAATTATGTCTTGAGTGATCATCATCCTTTTGGTGTGCTAACAATGCTTCAAGATCGACAATGGACAGGTTCTTTGGTTAAATTTTCtggttttgtggatagaatagtCAAGCATTTCTATGCCAATCTTACTAATGAAATTATTGAACCTTCATCTCCTCTGTATAATAAAGTGTTTGTTAGGGGCCAttggttctctttttctcctcaaGACATTGCTCTTGCTTTGCATCTTCCCCTTCCTGTTGATGGTGCCTCTCTTGACAAGGACATGGTTATCACTGAATTGGTAGGTCAAAAAATGGTATGGCCATCTAATACAGTCATCTCAGTCTCCAATCTCACCTACACTTATGCTGTTCTCCATAAGTTTGCCATAACAAATTGGAAGCCCACTTCTCACACCACCACTATCTCTTTTGATATGGCCTCACTTTTGTACAAGGTGGGGACCGGTCTTAGTATAAATTTGGCTTCGGTTATTCATGATCAAATCATTGGGTTTCGCAAAGGTAATAGGAAAAACTTGAATCTTCCTTTTCCTCaagttatttataaagtgttgagtaTGCAGAAAAAAGATCTCCAACGTGATCAAGTAGACTTGGTGGCACCCACTACTGCTGCTTCCTACAAGGCCTCTGCCCCTCCTACTGAAGCCACTGCTGCTCCGTCCTCCAAGAAAGTCAAGCCCCAATCCCTGAAGATTGCCTCGGATGACATTCCTCATGCCTCCTCCTCTGTTGCCACAGATTCAGGACTTGTTGCAACCGAAATAGCTGCTGTTCGAGCCTCTGTTGATTCTTTGACTGCTCGAGTAATGTCACTTGAAGGATTGCAACGTTCTGTGTTGGAAGCTGTTCAATCTCTGTCCAAAGATCCAgttgtttag